From the Primulina tabacum isolate GXHZ01 chromosome 15, ASM2559414v2, whole genome shotgun sequence genome, one window contains:
- the LOC142525779 gene encoding uncharacterized protein LOC142525779, producing MTNITKLEFEALDLTGKNYLSWILDAEVHLISMNLGDTIKEGNEMSQHDRAKALIFLRHHLNDGLKVEYLTVKEPRELWRNLKERFDHQRTVILPRARYEWMHLRLQDFKSVSDYNSALFKTSSTLILCGEKVTDQDMLEKTFSTFHASNVLLQQQYRERGFQMYSELISCLLVAEQNNELFMKNHQMRPTGSTPFPEANGTTFPEEYEIAFPEVNANSTQNHNNGRGRGRGRGRGRGQRRYYQQQNGKKHKSSHQQWNFNNEEAKEKSSKVYEEKCYRCGMEGHWSRTCRTAKHLVNLYQKSIKENGKMEINFVDNDDPIDITHLDVSDFFANPDGNIDNLIGGGVLKNNK from the coding sequence TAGGAGATACAATAAAAGAAGGAAATGAAATGTCCCAGCATGACCGTGCAAAGGCACTTATTTTTCTCCGTCATCACCTCAATGATGGGTTGAAAGTCGAATATCTCACTGTGAAAGAGCCACGAGAGCTTTGGAGAAAtctaaaagaaagatttgaccACCAACGAACTGTAATTCTCCCAAGAGCCCGATATGAATGGATGCACCTACGGTTACAAGATTTTAAGTCCGTAAGTGACTATAACTCTGCATTATTCAAGACTAGTTCCACACTGATACTTTGTGGAGAGAAAGTCACTGATCAAGACATGTTAGAAAAAAcattctccacttttcatgcaTCAAACGTGCTCCTGCAGCAGCAATATCGTGAACGTGGATTTCAAATGTACTCTGAACTCATCTCATGCTTACTAGTTGCTGAACAAAACAATGAGCTGTTCATGAAAAATCACCAAATGCGCCCAACTGGATCCACACCATTTCCTGAAGCAAATGGAACTACATTTCCTGAAGAATATGAAATTGCATTTCCTGAAGTGAATGCTAATtccactcaaaatcataacaatggacgtggacgtggacgtgggcGTGGGCGTGGGCGTGGCCAAAGAAGATACTATCAGCAACAAAATGGAAAGAAACATAAATCAAGCCACCAGCAGTGGAATTTCAATAATGAAGAAGCAAAGGAGAAGAGTTCCAAAGTATATGAAGAAAAATGTTATAGATGTGGAATGGAAGGGCATTGGTCTCGTACCTGTCGTACGGCAAAACATCTTGTGAATCTATACCAAAAATCAATCAAGGAAAATGGAAAAATGGAGATAAATTTTGTGGACAATGATGATCCAATTGATATAACTCACTTGGACGTCTCTGATTTCTTTGCTAATCCAGATGGAAATATAGATAATTTGATTGGTGGTGgtgtgttaaaaaataataagtaa